One stretch of Streptomyces sp. R21 DNA includes these proteins:
- a CDS encoding type I restriction endonuclease subunit R → MTTENGSEHTDAPRTPAHLDAKMTESTWEHLALDELVQLAWEKRAGKDLAPGTGHRRDWDDLILHNELQAAIEKLNPELTSTAVHEALRIATDPASREAYPENKQAHEYLTTGIRLTYTDEFGAEQTPTVRLVDFTDPDANSYLAVNQVTLRETDGSHRRFDIVLYVNGLPLAVVELKSASDENATLKSAHAQLQTYVSEFPIAFRYNVLCLVSDGITAKYGTAFTPYEHYAPWNVDHEGKPVDTNEPGYDGLDALNLALHGLFTQERFLSLTRNFVNFPPPKPGEPLSGKRIAKPHQYFAVNKAVDAVVEASRTNGQAGVVWHTQGAGKSEEMVETAALVLRHPALNNPTIVVITDRNDLDDQLYDTFLDSESLLQAKAQQIDTREELRTELTGRNVGGIVFTTLQKFGLSQEEKAAGKSHPLLSERRNILVIVDEAHRSHYDSLNGYARHLRDALPYATLLAFTGTPISKAEADTRAVFGEYIDIYDLKRAVDDGATVRVFHEPRVIKVDLPKGIDPNKLDEQANTLTEGMDDAERRRAIQYATTMNTVYGAEDRIAKLADDLIAHWEQRRELVKPDIGAPGKAMIVCATREICVRVFDALAERRPGWASDEVDKGVMKIVFHGDRSDLEHLRKHSLRKSQQKVVQKRAKDPDDELELLIVHSMLLTGYDAPPVHTLYMDRPMQGANLMQALARVNRRFRGKQDGLLVGYAPLTDNLTKALREYSDQDRKDQTLGADIERAVTEVKNELATIKGLLAGSRWKEWLADTGRPDSRKRALRLTADFLRNPKNPGNKVEPPAKPLSVRFKDSAARLDRFYRVCAMSKEIAERCEDLDDWRRDISFFSEVRAWMIKLDAAQREASGEPLSAEVQRYLQALAASVVDADDITDLYAEAGIGRLDITRLNEAQLRNLENSETPHLVTEALRRMIQQKMREVTKHNVVRNESFTERLNDLMRRYMLQQLTSAQVIAELAALAREVSAEARRGERFDPPLTHAELAFYDAVAHRDMAEAMEGGDDTLAKIARALVKDIQKNLSVDWLSREPVRAKLRTRIRRVLAMFDYPPEEEREAVDLVLKQMEIVAALWAPAAK, encoded by the coding sequence ATGACCACCGAAAACGGCAGCGAGCACACAGACGCCCCCCGCACCCCCGCCCACCTCGACGCCAAAATGACCGAGTCCACCTGGGAGCACCTGGCCCTGGATGAACTCGTGCAACTCGCCTGGGAGAAAAGGGCTGGCAAGGACCTGGCCCCCGGCACCGGCCACCGCCGCGACTGGGACGACCTGATCCTCCACAACGAACTCCAGGCAGCCATCGAGAAGCTGAACCCGGAGCTGACCTCCACCGCCGTCCACGAAGCCCTCCGTATCGCCACCGACCCCGCCTCCCGCGAGGCGTACCCGGAGAACAAACAGGCGCACGAATACCTCACCACCGGCATTCGGCTCACGTACACCGACGAGTTCGGCGCCGAGCAGACCCCCACCGTCCGCCTCGTCGACTTCACGGACCCCGACGCGAACAGCTACCTCGCCGTCAACCAGGTCACCCTCCGGGAAACCGACGGCAGCCACCGCCGCTTCGACATCGTCCTGTACGTCAACGGCCTGCCCCTGGCCGTCGTCGAGTTGAAGAGCGCCTCCGACGAGAACGCCACCCTCAAGTCGGCCCACGCCCAACTCCAGACGTACGTCTCGGAGTTCCCGATCGCGTTCCGCTACAACGTCCTGTGCCTGGTCTCGGACGGCATAACCGCCAAGTACGGCACCGCATTCACGCCGTACGAGCACTACGCGCCCTGGAACGTAGACCACGAGGGCAAGCCCGTCGACACCAACGAGCCCGGCTACGACGGCCTCGACGCGCTGAACCTGGCCCTCCACGGCCTGTTCACGCAGGAGCGGTTCCTCTCCCTCACCCGAAACTTCGTCAACTTCCCCCCGCCCAAGCCGGGCGAGCCCCTCTCCGGGAAGCGCATCGCGAAGCCGCACCAGTACTTCGCGGTGAACAAGGCCGTGGACGCCGTCGTCGAGGCGTCGCGGACGAACGGCCAGGCCGGCGTCGTCTGGCACACGCAGGGTGCGGGCAAGTCGGAGGAGATGGTGGAGACGGCCGCGCTCGTCCTCCGTCACCCGGCGCTCAACAACCCCACCATCGTCGTCATCACCGACCGCAACGACCTCGACGACCAGCTCTACGACACCTTCCTCGACAGCGAGTCCCTGCTGCAGGCAAAAGCTCAACAGATCGACACGCGCGAGGAGCTGCGCACCGAGCTGACGGGGCGCAACGTCGGCGGGATCGTGTTCACCACCCTCCAGAAGTTCGGCCTGAGCCAGGAGGAGAAAGCGGCCGGCAAGTCCCACCCCCTCCTCTCCGAGCGCCGGAACATCCTGGTGATTGTCGACGAGGCGCACCGCTCGCACTACGACAGCCTCAACGGCTACGCCCGCCACCTGCGCGACGCCTTGCCGTACGCCACCCTGCTCGCCTTCACCGGTACGCCCATCTCTAAGGCCGAGGCCGACACCCGTGCCGTCTTCGGGGAGTACATCGACATCTACGACCTGAAGCGCGCCGTCGACGACGGGGCGACGGTCCGCGTGTTCCACGAGCCGCGCGTCATCAAGGTTGACCTGCCCAAGGGCATCGACCCGAACAAGCTCGACGAGCAGGCCAACACCCTCACCGAGGGAATGGACGACGCCGAGCGCCGCCGCGCCATCCAGTACGCCACGACGATGAACACCGTCTACGGCGCCGAGGACCGCATAGCGAAACTCGCCGACGACCTGATCGCGCACTGGGAGCAGCGCCGCGAGCTGGTCAAACCCGACATCGGCGCCCCCGGTAAGGCGATGATCGTGTGCGCGACCCGCGAGATCTGCGTACGGGTCTTCGACGCGCTGGCCGAGCGGCGACCCGGCTGGGCCAGTGACGAGGTCGACAAGGGCGTCATGAAGATCGTCTTCCACGGCGACCGCTCCGACCTCGAGCACCTGCGTAAGCACTCGCTGCGCAAGTCCCAGCAGAAGGTCGTCCAGAAGCGCGCCAAGGACCCCGACGACGAGCTGGAACTGCTCATCGTCCACTCGATGCTGCTCACCGGCTACGACGCCCCGCCCGTCCACACCCTGTATATGGACCGCCCGATGCAGGGCGCCAACCTGATGCAGGCGCTCGCCCGCGTCAACCGCCGTTTCCGCGGCAAGCAGGACGGTCTGCTCGTCGGCTACGCGCCCCTCACCGACAACCTGACCAAGGCGCTGCGCGAGTACTCCGACCAGGACCGCAAGGACCAGACCCTCGGCGCGGACATCGAACGGGCCGTCACCGAGGTCAAGAATGAGCTGGCCACCATCAAGGGGCTGCTGGCCGGGAGCCGTTGGAAGGAGTGGCTTGCCGACACCGGCCGCCCCGACTCCCGCAAGCGCGCCCTGCGCCTGACCGCTGACTTCCTCCGGAACCCGAAGAACCCGGGCAACAAGGTCGAGCCCCCCGCCAAGCCGCTCTCCGTCCGCTTCAAGGACAGCGCGGCCCGGCTGGACCGCTTCTACCGTGTCTGCGCGATGAGCAAGGAGATCGCCGAGCGCTGCGAGGACCTGGACGACTGGCGTCGTGACATCTCCTTCTTCAGCGAGGTCCGGGCCTGGATGATTAAGCTCGACGCCGCCCAGCGCGAGGCCAGCGGGGAGCCGCTCAGCGCCGAGGTCCAGCGTTACCTGCAGGCCCTCGCGGCTTCGGTCGTAGACGCCGACGACATCACCGACCTGTACGCGGAGGCCGGGATCGGCCGGCTGGACATCACCCGTCTCAACGAGGCGCAGCTGCGCAATCTGGAGAACTCGGAGACCCCGCACCTGGTCACCGAGGCCCTGCGCCGCATGATCCAGCAGAAGATGCGCGAGGTGACCAAGCACAACGTCGTCCGCAACGAGAGCTTCACCGAGCGTCTGAACGATCTGATGAGGCGTTACATGCTCCAGCAGCTCACCAGCGCCCAGGTGATCGCCGAACTCGCTGCTCTGGCACGGGAGGTGTCGGCGGAGGCCCGCCGTGGCGAGCGGTTCGACCCGCCGTTGACCCACGCGGAGCTGGCCTTCTACGACGCCGTCGCACACCGCGACATGGCCGAGGCGATGGAGGGCGGTGACGACACGCTCGCCAAGATCGCTCGTGCCCTCGTCAAGGACATCCAGAAGAACCTCTCCGTCGACTGGCTCTCCCGCGAACCTGTCCGGGCGAAGCTCCGTACCCGCATCCGCCGCGTGCTGGCGATGTTCGACTACCCGCCGGAGGAGGAGCGCGAGGCGGTCGACCTGGTCCTCAAGCAGATGGAGATCGTGGCCGCTCTCTGGGCGCCCGCTGCGAAGTAG
- a CDS encoding class I SAM-dependent DNA methyltransferase, producing MPPRKRAAAAAGQGELLSVSSTKEIQDILWKAADKLRGSMDAAQYKEFVLGLVFLKYVSDAFTERREELAADPELAQIPEHRRAAFLEEKDEYTEKNVFWVPPTARWDHISENAASAEGGVGALLDTAMDEVMKANKTLTGVLPKIFNRDNVDQKRLKELVDLISDARFTGHGDRPAQDVLGETYEYFLERFARAEGKRAGEFYTPASVVRLIVEVLEPYEGRVYDPACGSGGMFVQSGKFVAKRRGKDHTHDIAVYGQEANERTWRLAKMNLAIHGMDPKGVGDRWADTFADDKLPDLKADFVMANPPFNMSDWARKSDDRRWRYGTPPQSNANYAWLQHIVSKLGDRGSAGVVLSNGSMSSKQSGEGEIRAAMVEADLVSCMIALPGNLFRTTAIPACLWFLTKDKSPQGAKALEDRRSRVLFIDARAMGTMVDRTERILTEEDLEKISDTYHAWRGTKSARDKGLSYEDVPGYCYSATLEEIEKHNYVLAPGRYVGAAEAAEDPDAEPVEERIARLTKELFEQLDESARLDVVVREQLGRIGD from the coding sequence ATGCCACCCCGCAAGCGAGCCGCGGCAGCCGCCGGACAGGGCGAACTGCTCAGTGTCTCCAGCACCAAGGAGATCCAGGACATCCTGTGGAAGGCTGCGGACAAGCTCCGTGGCTCCATGGACGCCGCCCAGTACAAGGAGTTCGTGCTCGGCCTGGTCTTCCTGAAGTACGTTTCCGACGCCTTCACCGAACGCCGCGAAGAACTGGCCGCTGACCCCGAGCTGGCCCAGATCCCCGAGCACCGCCGGGCGGCCTTCCTCGAGGAGAAGGATGAGTACACGGAGAAGAACGTCTTCTGGGTGCCCCCGACCGCCCGCTGGGACCACATCTCCGAGAACGCGGCCAGCGCGGAGGGCGGCGTCGGCGCGCTCCTGGACACGGCCATGGACGAGGTGATGAAGGCCAACAAGACCCTCACCGGCGTCCTCCCGAAGATCTTCAACCGCGACAACGTCGACCAGAAGCGCCTGAAGGAACTCGTCGACCTCATCAGCGACGCCCGCTTTACGGGGCATGGCGACCGCCCCGCCCAGGACGTCCTGGGTGAGACCTACGAGTACTTCCTGGAGCGCTTCGCGCGGGCGGAGGGCAAGCGAGCTGGCGAGTTCTACACGCCGGCGAGCGTGGTCCGCCTGATCGTCGAGGTGCTGGAGCCGTACGAGGGGCGGGTGTACGACCCTGCGTGCGGCTCGGGCGGCATGTTCGTGCAGAGCGGCAAGTTTGTCGCGAAGCGGCGCGGCAAGGACCACACGCACGACATCGCGGTCTACGGCCAAGAGGCCAACGAGCGCACGTGGCGTCTGGCCAAGATGAACCTCGCCATCCACGGCATGGACCCGAAGGGCGTCGGCGACCGCTGGGCGGACACGTTCGCGGACGACAAACTGCCGGATCTGAAGGCCGACTTCGTGATGGCCAACCCGCCCTTCAATATGTCCGACTGGGCAAGGAAGTCGGACGACAGGCGGTGGCGGTACGGCACCCCGCCCCAGTCGAACGCCAACTACGCGTGGCTCCAGCACATCGTGTCCAAGCTGGGGGACCGGGGCAGCGCGGGCGTGGTCTTGTCCAACGGCTCGATGTCGTCCAAGCAGTCGGGCGAGGGTGAGATCCGCGCGGCGATGGTCGAGGCAGACCTGGTCTCCTGCATGATCGCCCTGCCGGGCAACCTGTTCCGTACGACGGCGATCCCGGCGTGCCTGTGGTTCCTGACGAAGGACAAGTCCCCGCAGGGCGCGAAGGCGTTGGAGGACCGGCGGAGCCGGGTGCTGTTCATCGACGCGCGAGCGATGGGCACGATGGTCGACCGCACGGAGCGGATCCTCACGGAGGAGGACCTGGAGAAGATCTCCGACACGTATCACGCGTGGCGGGGCACGAAGTCGGCGAGAGACAAGGGGCTTTCGTACGAGGACGTGCCGGGGTACTGCTACAGCGCGACGCTGGAGGAGATCGAGAAGCACAACTATGTATTGGCCCCGGGGCGGTATGTGGGGGCGGCAGAGGCCGCAGAGGATCCGGATGCGGAGCCGGTGGAGGAGCGGATCGCTCGGCTGACGAAGGAGTTGTTCGAGCAATTGGATGAGTCGGCTCGGTTGGATGTGGTGGTCCGGGAGCAGTTGGGGAGGATCGGTGACTGA
- a CDS encoding restriction endonuclease subunit S, producing the protein MTEWQRVVSDLEADGILLVQDGNHGEYRPRPAEFGNSGTAFIRAADMRGGRLLFESAQKINEIARERVRKGIGAPCDVILSHKGTVGKVAFAPAVSPPFVCSPQTTFWRSLNHEAIDPLYLYAFLQSEPFKAQLRARENESDMAAYVSLTEQRRLSVTVPPLEIQRAISGVLGALDDKIAVNERVAAMARELGLTFYSQSLHDDDSTEVVVDSVATALTRGVAPKYADSSDELTVLNQKCIRDGRVNLEPSRLTLREKVKAPKLLQLNDVLVNSTGVGTLGRVARWTLDLDATVDSHITIVRFNESKVDPVCAGFAMLRAQPEIEAMGEGSTGQTELRRSQVGELELTLPGPAGQKELRPKLDALEERADQALRESLALANLRDTLLPQLMSGKLRVRDAEKIVEDAV; encoded by the coding sequence GTGACTGAGTGGCAGCGCGTTGTTAGCGACCTCGAAGCTGACGGCATTCTCCTGGTGCAAGACGGCAACCACGGCGAGTATCGGCCGAGGCCAGCAGAGTTCGGGAACAGTGGAACGGCCTTCATTCGTGCCGCGGACATGAGGGGTGGGCGCCTTCTCTTCGAGTCTGCTCAAAAGATCAACGAAATCGCCAGGGAGAGAGTTCGAAAGGGAATTGGTGCACCCTGTGACGTAATCCTCTCTCATAAAGGAACAGTGGGGAAGGTTGCTTTCGCCCCAGCAGTCAGCCCCCCATTTGTTTGCTCACCGCAGACAACGTTCTGGCGTAGCCTGAACCATGAAGCAATCGATCCCCTATATCTCTACGCTTTCCTTCAGTCTGAGCCTTTCAAGGCACAGCTTCGGGCCCGCGAAAATGAGTCCGATATGGCGGCATATGTATCGCTCACGGAACAAAGGCGATTGAGTGTTACTGTGCCACCATTGGAAATTCAGCGTGCGATTTCCGGCGTGCTTGGGGCGCTGGACGACAAGATCGCGGTCAACGAGCGCGTCGCGGCAATGGCTCGCGAACTCGGTCTCACCTTCTATTCTCAGAGTCTTCATGATGACGACTCCACTGAAGTAGTTGTGGACTCAGTCGCGACTGCGCTGACTCGCGGCGTCGCTCCGAAATACGCAGACTCTTCGGATGAACTCACAGTGCTCAATCAGAAGTGCATTCGCGACGGGCGTGTGAATCTCGAACCCTCCCGTCTGACTCTCCGGGAGAAGGTCAAGGCCCCCAAGCTGTTGCAGCTTAACGACGTGCTAGTGAATTCAACGGGTGTTGGTACTCTCGGGCGGGTTGCCCGCTGGACCTTGGACCTGGACGCGACTGTCGACTCGCACATTACGATCGTGCGCTTCAATGAGAGCAAGGTCGACCCCGTTTGTGCCGGATTTGCCATGCTGCGTGCTCAGCCAGAGATCGAGGCGATGGGCGAAGGCAGCACTGGTCAGACCGAACTCCGGAGATCTCAAGTCGGTGAACTGGAACTCACCCTGCCCGGCCCTGCTGGCCAGAAGGAACTGCGCCCCAAGCTGGATGCGCTGGAGGAGCGAGCGGACCAGGCGCTCAGGGAGTCTTTGGCCTTGGCCAACCTCCGCGACACCCTCCTCCCCCAACTAATGTCCGGCAAGCTCCGAGTCCGAGACGCCGAGAAGATCGTGGAGGACGCCGTATGA